One part of the Enterococcus sp. DIV1094 genome encodes these proteins:
- the epsC gene encoding serine O-acetyltransferase EpsC, with the protein MGWFKRAVIAVKKNDPAARTTAEVILTYPGLHALFWHRFSHYLYRHRLYLIAKMNAQFWRFITGIEIHPGAKIGKGVFIDHGMGIVIGETAEIEDDVILFHGVTLGGTGKETGKRHPTIKQGAMLSANAQILGPITIGRNAKIGAGAVVLKDIPEEATAVGVPAKVVRINGEKVRGSE; encoded by the coding sequence ATGGGATGGTTCAAACGAGCGGTCATTGCAGTGAAGAAAAATGATCCAGCAGCGCGTACCACAGCGGAAGTCATTTTGACTTACCCTGGGTTACATGCATTATTTTGGCATCGTTTCTCCCATTATTTATATCGCCATCGTCTCTATTTGATTGCCAAAATGAATGCCCAATTTTGGCGATTTATCACGGGAATCGAGATACATCCAGGAGCGAAGATCGGAAAGGGTGTATTCATTGATCATGGGATGGGGATCGTCATTGGAGAAACGGCAGAAATCGAAGATGATGTGATTTTGTTTCATGGCGTGACCCTAGGTGGTACTGGCAAGGAAACAGGGAAAAGACATCCGACGATCAAACAAGGCGCGATGTTATCCGCCAATGCCCAGATCTTAGGGCCGATCACGATCGGAAGAAATGCAAAAATCGGCGCAGGCGCAGTCGTATTAAAAGACATACCTGAAGAGGCAACAGCAGTTGGAGTACCAGCGAAAGTTGTCCGAATCAATGGGGAGAAAGTAAGGGGATCAGAATGA
- the gltX gene encoding glutamate--tRNA ligase, with protein MTKVRVRYAPSPTGHLHIGNARTALFNYLFARHNDGDFIIRIEDTDQKRNIEDGEKSQLENLAWLGMEWDESPENPGEYGPYRQSERKEIYQPWIDQLLASNRAYKCYCSEEELEAEREAQRARGEMPHYAGTCANLSPEEQAKKEAEGIVPVIRFRVPRNTEYAFNDMVKGDITFESDNIGGDYVIQKRDGMPTYNFAVAVDDHLMKITHVLRGDDHIANTPKQLMIYEAFGWTAPTFGHMTLIINSETGKKLSKRDESILQFIEQYRELGYLPEAMFNFIALLGWSPVGEDELFSQEELIKMFDPQRLSKSPAAFDAKKLQWINNHYIKEMDLDTLTEMCLPYLIADGRVPENPDAQTLEWVKKIVRLYQPQMSYAEEIVEVSTLFFNEHPELDEAAKEVLAGETVPTVLEAFKEQLTQMDVVDGPTVKAAIKAVQKETGVKGKNLFMPIRVAVSGQMHGPELPETIELLGREKSLAHLNQVLNETR; from the coding sequence ATGACGAAAGTACGCGTACGTTATGCACCAAGTCCAACAGGGCACTTGCATATTGGAAATGCCCGAACTGCATTATTCAATTATTTATTTGCCCGTCACAATGATGGAGATTTCATTATCCGCATTGAGGACACTGACCAAAAACGAAATATTGAAGATGGCGAAAAAAGCCAATTAGAGAATCTTGCTTGGTTAGGGATGGAATGGGATGAATCACCTGAAAATCCAGGTGAATACGGTCCTTACCGTCAATCTGAAAGAAAAGAAATCTATCAACCATGGATCGATCAGCTGTTAGCAAGCAACCGTGCTTACAAATGCTATTGTTCAGAAGAGGAACTAGAAGCAGAACGTGAAGCGCAACGCGCACGCGGAGAAATGCCTCACTATGCTGGAACTTGTGCGAACTTGTCACCAGAAGAACAAGCGAAGAAAGAAGCAGAAGGCATTGTGCCAGTGATTCGTTTCCGCGTACCTCGTAATACGGAATATGCGTTCAACGACATGGTCAAAGGAGATATCACCTTTGAATCAGACAATATCGGTGGCGATTACGTCATCCAAAAACGTGATGGCATGCCAACATACAACTTCGCTGTAGCGGTGGATGATCACTTGATGAAGATCACTCATGTTTTACGTGGCGATGATCATATTGCAAATACACCGAAACAGTTGATGATCTATGAAGCATTTGGATGGACAGCACCAACGTTTGGCCACATGACTTTGATCATCAATTCTGAAACAGGTAAAAAGTTAAGTAAACGTGATGAATCGATCTTACAATTTATCGAACAATATCGTGAATTAGGTTATTTACCAGAAGCAATGTTCAATTTTATTGCGTTGTTAGGTTGGTCGCCTGTAGGAGAAGACGAGTTATTCAGTCAAGAAGAATTGATCAAGATGTTCGATCCACAACGTTTAAGCAAATCGCCCGCAGCATTTGATGCGAAAAAACTACAATGGATCAACAACCATTACATCAAAGAAATGGATCTAGACACATTGACAGAAATGTGTTTACCTTATTTGATCGCCGATGGACGTGTACCAGAGAATCCAGATGCACAAACACTTGAATGGGTGAAAAAGATCGTTCGTCTCTATCAACCACAAATGAGTTATGCAGAAGAAATCGTTGAAGTATCAACGTTATTCTTTAACGAACATCCTGAATTAGATGAAGCAGCCAAAGAAGTATTAGCAGGTGAAACTGTTCCGACTGTCTTGGAAGCTTTCAAAGAGCAATTGACACAAATGGACGTCGTTGATGGACCAACTGTCAAAGCAGCAATCAAAGCAGTTCAAAAAGAAACTGGGGTCAAAGGGAAAAATCTATTTATGCCGATCCGTGTGGCTGTTTCAGGACAAATGCATGGACCTGAACTACCAGAAACAATCGAATTGTTAGGAAGAGAAAAATCATTAGCACATTTAAATCAAGTATTGAATGAAACACGATGA
- a CDS encoding PIN/TRAM domain-containing protein, translated as MQKRVITLLMIIVGASLGISFLPTAWQAIGQQTNGWLNNTFTNSLLGALIFFLLSLLLAKHITAVIKQIEEKLSEVSLTYLLFGAIGAIIGLTLGVVISTPLYNIEMPFVNSVLPILLMVILGYLGLRMGTTRIEEWKKIFGPRSKKVEQETPSQVESQLLERKLDDHFHKYKILDTSVIIDGRIYDITKTGFLEGTLMIPNFVLYELQYIADSGDSLKRVRGRRGLDILNALQKEEGISVEMYDGDFEDISEVDSKLIKLAKLLDGVIVTNDYNLNKVSEFQNVPVLNINALANAVKPVVIPGENMNVLVVKAGTERQQGVAYLDDGTMVVVEDGQHYMNERIEVVVTSALQTAAGRMIFAKPAHAGRGIDNKRENEKKAK; from the coding sequence ATGCAAAAACGTGTCATCACCTTACTGATGATCATCGTTGGTGCCAGCTTAGGTATTTCTTTTTTACCTACAGCTTGGCAAGCGATCGGTCAACAGACAAATGGATGGCTGAATAACACCTTTACCAATAGCTTGTTGGGTGCACTTATTTTCTTTTTATTATCTTTGCTATTGGCAAAACATATTACAGCAGTCATCAAGCAAATTGAAGAAAAATTAAGTGAGGTCAGCTTGACGTATCTCTTATTCGGGGCAATCGGAGCAATCATTGGTCTGACATTAGGAGTCGTGATCTCTACCCCTCTTTATAATATTGAGATGCCTTTCGTAAATAGTGTCTTACCGATCCTATTGATGGTGATTCTTGGGTATCTTGGATTACGAATGGGGACGACCCGCATCGAGGAATGGAAGAAAATATTTGGACCTAGAAGCAAAAAGGTGGAACAAGAAACACCTAGCCAAGTGGAAAGCCAACTGTTGGAACGTAAGTTAGACGATCATTTCCATAAGTATAAAATATTGGATACAAGCGTGATCATCGATGGGCGTATTTACGACATCACAAAAACAGGATTTTTAGAGGGAACATTGATGATCCCAAATTTTGTTTTATATGAATTACAATATATCGCTGATTCAGGTGACAGCTTGAAACGTGTGCGTGGACGTCGCGGATTAGATATTTTGAACGCGTTACAAAAAGAAGAAGGCATTTCAGTTGAGATGTATGACGGTGACTTTGAAGACATCAGTGAAGTCGATAGTAAGCTGATCAAATTAGCGAAATTATTGGATGGCGTCATCGTGACGAATGACTATAACCTTAACAAAGTTTCTGAGTTTCAAAATGTACCTGTTCTCAACATCAACGCGCTTGCCAACGCAGTGAAGCCAGTCGTTATCCCTGGTGAGAACATGAATGTATTGGTAGTCAAAGCTGGTACAGAACGTCAACAAGGAGTTGCCTATTTAGATGACGGCACAATGGTCGTTGTGGAAGACGGGCAACACTACATGAACGAGCGAATCGAAGTCGTGGTAACTAGTGCGCTACAAACAGCAGCTGGACGAATGATCTTTGCAAAACCTGCTCATGCGGGTAGAGGAATCGATAATAAACGTGAGAACGAGAAAAAGGCGAAGTAA